A window of candidate division KSB1 bacterium contains these coding sequences:
- a CDS encoding ATP-binding protein: protein MQDHGGTLGITLSEQTVTLEQAKIYPDLSTQTFVVLKVSDTGPGMDSSTVKRIFEPFFTTKAPGGGTGMGLAVAHSIVKSLNGEIIVDSKPGRGTFFEVYFPPASRHKEQSSESHSQHFPDHRSVRIMVIDDQPSVADMVGKMLQKLNYETDVFYDSETAVKTLQDHPDQYQVILTDYSMPGKTGLDVAKEVNAIKRIPVFLMTGYGDEITRDLENYPNIYDTLKKPIKIGKLAETVIVASNPGGTEKK, encoded by the coding sequence ATGCAGGATCATGGCGGGACACTGGGTATAACTTTATCTGAACAAACCGTGACCCTGGAACAGGCAAAGATTTACCCTGATCTCTCAACACAAACTTTTGTGGTGCTTAAAGTCAGCGATACCGGCCCGGGAATGGACTCGTCGACCGTTAAACGGATTTTTGAGCCGTTTTTTACCACAAAAGCGCCCGGCGGCGGCACCGGTATGGGACTCGCTGTGGCGCACAGCATTGTGAAAAGCCTTAACGGAGAAATCATCGTAGACAGTAAACCCGGCCGGGGAACTTTTTTTGAGGTTTATTTTCCCCCGGCCTCCCGGCACAAAGAGCAGTCGTCCGAGTCTCACTCTCAGCATTTTCCAGATCACAGATCTGTAAGAATCATGGTGATAGATGATCAGCCCTCTGTGGCGGATATGGTGGGAAAAATGCTGCAGAAACTCAATTATGAAACAGATGTCTTTTACGACAGCGAAACAGCCGTAAAAACGCTTCAAGATCACCCGGATCAGTATCAAGTGATTCTGACGGATTACAGCATGCCGGGGAAAACCGGACTGGACGTGGCAAAAGAGGTCAATGCCATCAAACGCATCCCTGTTTTTCTCATGACCGGCTATGGCGATGAAATTACGCGAGATTTGGAAAACTATCCGAATATTTACGACACATTGAAAAAACCGATAAAAATCGGCAAACTTGCAGAAACCGTAATCGTGGCGTCCAACCCGGGCGGAACCGAAAAAAAGTAA
- a CDS encoding histidine kinase dimerization/phospho-acceptor domain-containing protein, with the protein MHQLEKLKTIGTLAGGIAHEFNNLLTPILGYTDMALDSLDPDNALYPDLQQVYKAAERAKDLVQQMLTFSRSEDKDKKPLELQLITKEALKLLKGSIPPNVDFKQNIDVNCAPVLANPSQIQKLVLKSVYQCGSGHAGSWRDTGYNFI; encoded by the coding sequence GTGCACCAACTGGAAAAATTAAAAACCATCGGGACGCTGGCAGGCGGAATTGCCCACGAGTTCAACAATCTTTTAACTCCCATTTTGGGATATACCGATATGGCGCTGGACAGTCTTGATCCTGATAACGCACTCTATCCTGATCTCCAGCAAGTCTATAAAGCTGCAGAACGGGCAAAAGACCTGGTGCAGCAGATGCTGACATTCAGCCGCAGTGAGGATAAAGATAAAAAGCCGCTTGAATTGCAGTTGATCACAAAAGAAGCGCTGAAATTGCTAAAAGGCTCCATTCCGCCGAATGTGGACTTTAAACAGAACATTGACGTCAACTGCGCCCCGGTGCTGGCCAATCCTTCACAGATCCAGAAACTGGTGCTCAAATCTGTGTACCAATGCGGTTCAGGCCATGCAGGATCATGGCGGGACACTGGGTATAACTTTATCTGA
- a CDS encoding response regulator gives MTHHNILIVEDNPGDVELIIEMLDELPSMDLDIERVSRLSEALETMSKQHFDIVLMDLGLPDSSGLDTLRKLLRRRPNAAVVVITGLADNETGLESLKSGAQDYLVKGSIDSDLLNRTISHAIERKQAEISVKK, from the coding sequence ATGACGCATCATAACATACTTATCGTAGAAGACAATCCGGGGGATGTGGAGCTGATTATTGAAATGCTGGACGAATTGCCGTCAATGGACCTGGATATTGAACGGGTGTCCCGGTTATCCGAGGCTCTGGAGACAATGTCAAAGCAGCATTTTGATATCGTTCTTATGGATTTGGGACTTCCGGACAGTTCAGGTCTGGATACTCTTCGAAAGCTCTTGCGTCGACGACCCAATGCCGCGGTTGTGGTCATCACCGGTCTGGCGGACAATGAAACCGGTCTCGAATCTCTGAAAAGCGGCGCCCAGGATTATCTCGTCAAAGGATCAATTGACAGTGATTTGCTCAACCGAACTATTTCTCACGCCATCGAACGCAAACAGGCCGAAATTAGCGTTAAAAAATGA
- a CDS encoding response regulator, producing MSDGDFAKCIEILLIEDNPGDVGLTEAALEENKMRNQLHVAKDGEEAMQFLFKQDKFSDAPRPDLIILDLNMPKKDGRDVLKEIKTNPDLKKIPVVILTSSKAEKDIIKSYNLHANCYIKKPLDFEQFIQVVQSIEHFWMSIVVLPESE from the coding sequence ATGTCCGATGGCGATTTTGCAAAGTGTATTGAAATATTACTGATTGAAGACAATCCAGGCGATGTAGGTTTAACAGAAGCAGCCCTTGAAGAAAATAAAATGCGAAACCAGTTGCATGTGGCCAAAGATGGTGAAGAAGCCATGCAATTTCTGTTTAAACAGGATAAATTCAGTGACGCTCCCCGTCCGGATTTGATCATATTGGATCTGAATATGCCCAAAAAAGATGGACGTGATGTGTTGAAGGAAATAAAAACAAATCCTGATTTAAAAAAAATACCCGTCGTTATTCTGACATCATCCAAAGCTGAAAAAGATATTATTAAAAGCTATAACCTGCACGCCAATTGTTATATTAAAAAGCCTCTCGACTTTGAACAATTCATTCAAGTCGTACAATCAATTGAACACTTTTGGATGAGCATCGTCGTATTGCCCGAGAGCGAATAA
- a CDS encoding tetratricopeptide repeat protein, translated as MKFLKIIFPILLMVLFSQCAYYNTFYNAKQFYKEAEKARQEREKVSIVELSAEERAQLRKQGQTGRDVRNKPSRQEMQSYQKAIERSSRVLELYPDSRYVDDALMMLGKCFFYRQEYKKAQRKFDEIFNIYPESELIPEARLLYAKSFMGLEEYQKAKERLLLLASDKDLPKETRDAARYELGGLYYDQENYEQAAENYQHSIRSTENKLYRTLAYYRLGECYIQQEEYEKAPKLFRDAMKEAPNEDFQLQSMFKLGRTFVYLEDYEKAEDIFQELLSREYEEKRIPRTKLELAHVYREMGDLEEAIKWYNEIIDLHQRTDASARAYYALGQIEEFINQDYSHAKEHYDMVRSEFSSSLIAPQAKERSDNIRMLLDLRNEIAKLKGRKVEQDSTAEGDSERREDDGPIDLSPDGMWVNYSGRDRPPPESLTDLSEEERERRRMAKAEQARLNAAGADSLAADSLETAPVELDSAALAEQERQKEEEKKRTLASKYLSLAEVLYFSFEKPDSAIKYYTRVVTDSMDTSLTVRALYSLAYLYNTSLEDTSRAQNLLEHIVEEYPDTEHAEGARRKLGIELESEKVDSAHVLFKRGEQLVYDSKVDSAFAVWDSLMSHYPKSAYAEKALYAKAWHYENTLFNNERAMSLYQELIEKHPDSQYTGNVKDRLAAVEQFLKKQKQDSIQAAKSDSLAALAKDSLTVQTGDSLSVAQQDSLAVARGDSLMAQPGDSLTPQQQDSVRAVNALLGNEDAAESDSVAQTPVLPDSAAQTESDIDTTSTTPDSATESKTPAPDSTAAPKKSLKKYPKNCVEDIF; from the coding sequence ATGAAATTCCTTAAAATTATATTCCCTATTTTGTTGATGGTGCTTTTCTCGCAATGTGCGTACTATAATACGTTTTATAATGCGAAACAGTTCTATAAAGAAGCTGAAAAGGCACGTCAGGAACGCGAAAAAGTTTCCATTGTTGAATTGTCTGCGGAAGAGCGGGCTCAATTGCGCAAACAGGGGCAAACCGGCCGGGATGTTCGAAATAAACCCTCCCGGCAGGAGATGCAGAGCTATCAAAAGGCGATCGAGCGTTCATCCCGGGTTCTTGAACTTTATCCGGACAGCCGTTACGTGGATGATGCGCTGATGATGCTGGGCAAATGTTTTTTTTACCGGCAGGAATACAAAAAAGCACAGCGTAAATTTGATGAAATATTCAATATCTATCCTGAAAGTGAACTGATCCCGGAAGCCCGGTTGTTGTACGCAAAATCTTTTATGGGTCTGGAAGAATATCAAAAAGCCAAAGAACGTCTGTTGCTTTTGGCTTCCGACAAGGATCTTCCCAAAGAAACCCGTGATGCCGCCCGCTACGAATTGGGCGGATTGTATTATGATCAGGAAAATTATGAACAGGCTGCAGAAAATTATCAACATTCGATAAGATCCACAGAAAATAAATTGTATCGAACCCTGGCCTATTACAGGCTGGGAGAATGTTATATTCAGCAAGAAGAATACGAAAAGGCGCCCAAACTGTTCAGGGATGCCATGAAAGAGGCGCCCAATGAGGATTTCCAGCTGCAGTCCATGTTCAAGCTGGGTCGGACTTTTGTTTATCTTGAAGATTATGAAAAGGCGGAAGATATTTTTCAGGAGCTCTTGTCCCGCGAGTATGAAGAAAAGCGAATTCCGCGTACTAAACTGGAGCTGGCGCATGTCTACCGTGAAATGGGCGATCTGGAAGAAGCAATAAAATGGTACAATGAGATCATCGATTTACACCAGCGTACAGATGCATCCGCGCGCGCGTATTATGCATTGGGACAGATCGAAGAGTTTATCAATCAGGACTATTCACATGCCAAAGAGCATTATGATATGGTCCGAAGCGAGTTTTCCAGTTCTCTGATTGCGCCTCAAGCCAAAGAGCGCTCGGATAATATCAGGATGCTTTTGGATTTGCGCAACGAGATTGCAAAACTTAAAGGCCGTAAAGTAGAGCAGGATTCAACAGCAGAAGGTGACTCTGAACGCCGCGAGGATGACGGCCCCATTGACCTGAGTCCTGACGGGATGTGGGTGAATTATTCGGGACGGGACCGTCCGCCCCCCGAATCTTTGACCGATCTGAGCGAAGAAGAACGGGAACGCCGGCGCATGGCAAAAGCCGAGCAGGCACGCTTGAATGCCGCCGGGGCCGATTCTCTGGCCGCAGACAGCCTTGAAACCGCACCGGTAGAGCTGGACAGCGCTGCACTGGCTGAGCAGGAACGCCAAAAGGAAGAAGAGAAAAAACGCACTCTGGCGAGTAAATATCTCTCCCTGGCCGAGGTGTTGTATTTCAGCTTTGAAAAACCGGACTCGGCAATCAAGTATTACACTCGCGTGGTGACCGATTCGATGGATACCTCACTGACGGTTCGGGCGCTCTATAGTTTGGCTTATCTGTATAATACCAGCTTGGAAGACACAAGCCGTGCGCAAAATCTTCTTGAGCATATTGTTGAGGAATATCCGGATACTGAGCACGCCGAGGGGGCGCGCCGAAAGCTCGGTATTGAACTCGAGTCTGAAAAAGTGGATTCCGCACATGTCCTGTTTAAACGCGGTGAACAGCTGGTTTACGACTCCAAAGTGGATAGCGCGTTTGCGGTGTGGGATTCGCTTATGAGCCATTACCCAAAATCTGCTTATGCGGAAAAAGCGCTCTATGCCAAAGCCTGGCATTACGAAAACACCCTGTTCAATAATGAGCGGGCGATGAGTTTGTACCAGGAACTGATTGAGAAACATCCCGATTCTCAATATACCGGAAACGTAAAAGATCGTCTTGCTGCTGTGGAGCAGTTTCTGAAAAAACAAAAACAGGATTCTATTCAGGCGGCAAAATCGGATTCACTGGCCGCGCTGGCGAAAGATTCACTCACTGTGCAAACCGGCGATTCACTCTCGGTGGCGCAACAGGATTCACTGGCAGTGGCCCGAGGAGATTCTCTGATGGCTCAGCCCGGAGATTCGCTTACCCCGCAGCAGCAGGATTCTGTGCGTGCGGTCAACGCATTGCTTGGAAACGAGGACGCTGCGGAATCTGACAGTGTCGCCCAGACCCCGGTGCTGCCGGATTCAGCCGCTCAGACTGAATCTGATATAGATACAACATCCACCACACCGGACTCTGCTACTGAATCGAAAACGCCGGCGCCGGATTCGACAGCGGCGCCGAAGAAATCCTTGAAAAAATACCCGAAAAACTGCGTTGAGGATATCTTTTGA
- a CDS encoding dihydroorotate dehydrogenase electron transfer subunit: MFKARVLSNEQIAPHNLLMRLYYPELANRAMPGQFVEVRVPHCPDVFWRRPFSIHNVDSEQGTFDLLFNIVGQGTRILGRAKKNDELDCLGPLGNHFEVPQDLREAMIVAGGLGIAPFAFLVQTLPRDTEITIFYGAANIESLYRIKTAPEVKWNVSTDDGSAGAKGVVTDLLESELQNSQDGRMIYACGPSGMLRRTAQLAAEYAVPAQVSVETVMGCGFGACMGCVVRLKHPQNGKEYALACKDGPVFNIQDIEMPND; the protein is encoded by the coding sequence ATGTTCAAAGCCCGCGTCCTGTCCAATGAACAGATTGCACCCCATAACCTGTTGATGCGTTTGTATTATCCCGAACTTGCAAACCGGGCGATGCCGGGGCAGTTTGTCGAGGTCAGAGTGCCTCATTGTCCGGATGTGTTTTGGCGCAGGCCGTTCAGTATCCATAATGTGGATTCGGAACAGGGAACCTTTGATCTGTTATTCAATATCGTCGGACAGGGAACACGCATTCTGGGACGCGCCAAAAAGAATGATGAGCTCGACTGCCTGGGTCCCCTGGGGAATCATTTTGAGGTGCCACAGGACCTCAGAGAAGCCATGATCGTCGCCGGCGGGCTGGGGATTGCTCCGTTTGCTTTTTTGGTTCAAACATTGCCCCGGGATACCGAGATCACAATTTTTTACGGCGCTGCCAACATCGAATCGTTATACCGGATCAAGACCGCTCCTGAGGTCAAGTGGAATGTTTCCACGGATGACGGAAGCGCGGGTGCAAAAGGGGTGGTGACCGATCTGTTGGAATCAGAACTGCAAAACTCACAGGACGGCAGAATGATCTACGCCTGCGGTCCATCAGGCATGTTGCGGCGTACCGCTCAACTGGCTGCGGAATATGCCGTTCCGGCCCAGGTTTCCGTAGAAACGGTTATGGGCTGCGGATTCGGCGCCTGTATGGGTTGTGTGGTTCGCCTAAAGCACCCTCAGAACGGCAAAGAATATGCACTGGCCTGCAAGGACGGTCCGGTGTTTAATATCCAGGATATCGAGATGCCCAATGACTGA
- a CDS encoding nitronate monooxygenase, whose translation MYAAVERLNEVPGIAAYELNYSCPNVKEGGLSFSSDPIVAERLTRCVVEQTRRPVIAKLTPNVTHIHEIGLAVQSGGADAVSAVNTFLGMAVNIKTKRPKLNRVIGGYSGPAIKPMALAKVYELVQHLSIPVIAIGGISSAQDALEFLITGASAVQIGTANFAEPDITIKIKKGLIDYCENQNVNAIADIIGSLQT comes from the coding sequence TTGTACGCTGCTGTAGAACGCTTGAATGAGGTGCCCGGCATTGCAGCATACGAGCTGAATTATTCCTGCCCGAATGTTAAAGAAGGGGGATTGAGCTTTAGTTCCGATCCGATTGTCGCCGAACGCCTGACTCGCTGTGTGGTGGAACAAACCCGGCGTCCGGTGATCGCCAAACTGACTCCGAATGTCACCCATATTCATGAAATCGGACTGGCTGTACAGTCGGGCGGGGCTGACGCGGTTTCTGCCGTCAATACTTTTCTTGGAATGGCTGTGAATATCAAAACAAAACGGCCGAAACTCAATCGCGTGATCGGCGGCTATTCCGGACCGGCGATTAAACCGATGGCTCTGGCCAAAGTCTATGAGCTGGTTCAGCATTTAAGCATTCCGGTTATTGCCATTGGCGGCATCAGCAGCGCTCAGGATGCTCTGGAATTTCTCATTACCGGCGCTTCAGCCGTTCAGATCGGAACCGCCAATTTTGCCGAACCCGATATCACCATCAAGATCAAAAAGGGATTGATCGACTATTGCGAAAATCAAAACGTAAATGCCATTGCGGACATTATCGGCTCTTTGCAAACCTGA
- a CDS encoding septal ring lytic transglycosylase RlpA family protein produces MVLGCFVVSCGAWAPASHVQVSPAPTRQAMAIVKYDKSWKQEGIASYYAHKFHGRRTASGRIYNMHERVAAHRNLPFGTVVRVTNLGNGKRMDLEIVDRGPFIKGRIIDVSLAAAKYLDFIKQGTTKVKLEIVKPAK; encoded by the coding sequence GTGGTTCTGGGCTGCTTTGTTGTCAGTTGCGGCGCATGGGCGCCGGCTTCGCATGTTCAGGTTTCGCCTGCGCCGACCCGCCAGGCGATGGCCATTGTGAAATACGATAAAAGCTGGAAGCAGGAAGGTATCGCTTCTTATTATGCTCACAAGTTTCATGGCCGACGTACCGCCAGCGGCCGGATCTATAATATGCATGAACGGGTTGCAGCACATCGGAATTTGCCGTTCGGAACCGTGGTCCGGGTTACCAATCTCGGCAACGGGAAACGGATGGATCTCGAAATTGTAGATCGCGGACCTTTTATCAAAGGACGGATTATCGATGTCTCTTTGGCTGCGGCAAAATATCTGGATTTTATCAAGCAAGGCACAACAAAAGTTAAACTTGAAATCGTCAAACCTGCCAAATAA
- a CDS encoding phosphatidate cytidylyltransferase, which yields MNKQSFLIRLLVAVIFGPLIIAVMWFGKFYLLSFLLAVVALSVWEFNRLAGYKGAWGELISSEILALSVVTVLYYQPALVVPVVIAGTIVILFTQLYREKGSPLLNTPVSLFNSILFAFLFGSFILIRQMPFRIGVDYVEAGQWLIMIILSTWVCDTAAYVLGSILGKHKLMPRISPNKTVEGSVFGFVFSVLTAWLCHVWFIDGLLLVHSLIIGGIVGTFGQYGDLFESMFKRDAGVKDSSSLLPEHGGIMDRFDSLLISTPVVYLFLKFIVFG from the coding sequence GTGAACAAACAATCTTTTCTCATCAGGCTGTTGGTCGCTGTGATTTTCGGCCCGTTGATTATCGCTGTGATGTGGTTTGGAAAATTTTACCTCCTAAGCTTTCTGCTCGCTGTTGTAGCCTTGAGTGTGTGGGAATTCAATCGGCTTGCCGGTTATAAAGGCGCCTGGGGTGAACTGATTTCCAGTGAAATTCTGGCTCTTTCAGTCGTAACGGTTTTGTATTATCAGCCTGCGCTGGTCGTGCCGGTCGTCATTGCGGGTACGATCGTTATTCTGTTCACACAGCTCTACCGAGAAAAAGGATCACCGCTGTTAAACACTCCAGTGTCGTTGTTTAACAGTATATTGTTTGCGTTTTTATTCGGAAGTTTTATCCTGATTCGGCAGATGCCGTTCCGGATCGGGGTCGACTATGTTGAAGCGGGACAGTGGCTGATCATGATTATCCTGTCGACCTGGGTCTGCGACACCGCTGCCTACGTGCTCGGCTCTATTCTGGGCAAGCATAAACTCATGCCCCGGATCAGTCCCAATAAAACGGTTGAAGGCTCTGTGTTTGGATTTGTGTTCAGCGTACTCACAGCCTGGCTCTGTCATGTCTGGTTTATCGACGGGCTTTTGCTGGTTCACTCGTTGATCATCGGCGGGATTGTCGGAACATTCGGCCAATACGGCGATCTGTTCGAATCCATGTTCAAACGTGATGCCGGTGTCAAGGATTCTTCCTCTCTGCTTCCGGAACACGGCGGTATCATGGACCGGTTTGACAGTCTGCTGATCTCCACTCCGGTGGTCTATCTCTTTCTCAAGTTTATTGTATTCGGATAA
- a CDS encoding MFS transporter, with translation MRSVLLSKSVSANLPKIYVLLSLRWMMFIIPILVIFFYDNGLDQTQVMILQSLFSIAIVLFEIPSGYFSDVMGRKLTVVLGCILGSCGFLIYSFSFGFWGFLAAELVLGLGASFISGTDSALVYDTLAQLGREAEYPKIEGRCSSICNFSETAASIIGGMLAAVSLRTPFYLETAFMLMTIPLALTLVEPERHRWDASQGNWNSILQIVRFSLHENKVLKWLIFYASVTGASTLTMVWFIQPYLKESGLPLSLFGVVWAALNFSVGIFSMYAYRIERKLGRRRILLLQIPLMTIGFILAGLFQTLWAIPVLFIFYFVRGINRPVMKSYINQMVSSDKRATVISVSNMTGRMIFALAGPVIGLIKDRFSLSYALFTAALIILTSGSIVLVFLNKHRVLTNSS, from the coding sequence ATGCGTTCTGTATTGCTGAGCAAGAGCGTCAGCGCAAATCTGCCCAAAATTTATGTGCTGCTCAGTTTGCGCTGGATGATGTTCATCATTCCCATTCTGGTTATTTTCTTTTATGACAATGGTCTGGATCAGACTCAGGTCATGATTCTGCAGTCTCTGTTTTCCATTGCCATTGTATTATTCGAGATCCCTTCCGGCTATTTTTCTGATGTGATGGGCCGGAAACTCACTGTTGTTTTAGGGTGTATACTCGGCAGTTGCGGATTTCTGATATACAGCTTTTCATTCGGATTTTGGGGGTTTCTGGCAGCCGAATTGGTTTTGGGTCTGGGAGCGAGTTTTATCTCCGGTACCGATTCTGCCCTGGTGTATGATACTTTGGCGCAGCTGGGACGGGAAGCCGAGTATCCAAAGATTGAGGGGCGGTGTTCCTCGATCTGCAATTTTTCAGAGACTGCGGCATCCATTATCGGCGGAATGCTGGCCGCTGTCAGTTTGCGTACCCCGTTTTACCTCGAGACCGCATTCATGCTGATGACCATTCCTCTGGCGTTAACTCTGGTAGAGCCTGAGCGGCACCGCTGGGATGCGTCGCAGGGAAACTGGAATAGTATTTTGCAGATTGTCCGGTTTTCTCTGCATGAGAATAAGGTGCTCAAATGGCTGATATTCTATGCGTCTGTCACCGGCGCTTCGACCCTGACTATGGTCTGGTTCATCCAGCCCTATCTAAAAGAAAGCGGGTTGCCCCTGTCCCTGTTTGGGGTCGTGTGGGCGGCGCTCAATTTTTCCGTTGGTATTTTTTCTATGTACGCTTATCGTATTGAACGAAAATTGGGACGCCGGCGTATTCTGCTGCTGCAAATTCCCCTGATGACCATCGGATTTATTCTGGCCGGATTGTTCCAAACGCTCTGGGCAATACCGGTGCTGTTTATTTTTTATTTTGTTCGCGGTATCAATCGCCCGGTGATGAAAAGCTATATCAATCAGATGGTTTCTTCGGACAAACGCGCCACTGTAATTTCGGTGAGTAATATGACCGGACGTATGATATTTGCGCTGGCCGGACCGGTGATCGGGCTGATCAAAGACCGTTTCAGCCTCAGCTATGCCTTGTTCACTGCGGCTCTGATTATACTGACCAGCGGGAGTATTGTGCTTGTTTTTCTGAACAAACACCGGGTACTCACCAATTCGTCCTGA
- a CDS encoding T9SS type A sorting domain-containing protein — protein sequence MNKLLFYLLTVAVPLSAQQNSMTRQYVPIIISKSQNTPLQNLEIDNWTAYRYDAASAEWSPVPLQFDDKDDKDRYNKNDQDRRIDDNDELVVMPEDLGDKAGRAAWLSGVADQDRIELAFSDPLNAADSGWIYLFPGSVENPTSYFSYAPAPPETPAADTVKTAAYHVGHNGQGWLDFISLANDFNTNLIDRLKIRLGGENTTLGVSPYVLHENYIQSGEPPVEFIPGRVRAFQKVKSEIDLSVFNFPIIGNVSSPYYFQYFPYSFATSAETELEPGMLALFGLNLIRQSLDLSPAAWGMTFYSAANSEGLRIDGSPDQVDASLPEAQTYNWIMSSGPQGTIIVMFDLPEISLADTELYYQDDKTAVMAKDSTQDTGDGEAWGDMGIWVRATGDAIKLNANLNISFIGYLIPETDQNSGFAEQIVEWQTHPVTLTARRQTFSTSRVAERSNKPDQHRVISMVPNPYTTGKSGRIVLDLPDREDITVSIMNILGQHVKSWEIQNSAAQTQLIWNGLDERRQPVVPGVYIVHVTTETGRFTQKFAVVR from the coding sequence ATGAACAAATTATTGTTTTACCTGTTGACAGTCGCCGTTCCTCTGAGCGCACAGCAAAACAGCATGACACGGCAGTATGTTCCGATCATCATCTCTAAATCTCAGAACACGCCGCTGCAGAATCTCGAAATAGACAACTGGACTGCGTATCGCTATGATGCGGCGTCCGCGGAATGGTCCCCTGTGCCGCTGCAATTTGATGATAAAGACGACAAAGACCGATACAATAAAAATGATCAGGACCGCCGCATTGATGACAATGATGAACTTGTGGTCATGCCGGAGGATCTCGGCGATAAAGCCGGTCGCGCTGCATGGCTGTCCGGGGTAGCGGACCAGGACCGCATCGAACTTGCCTTTTCAGACCCTCTGAATGCCGCAGATTCAGGATGGATTTATCTATTCCCCGGAAGCGTCGAAAATCCGACGTCTTATTTCAGCTACGCACCGGCCCCGCCGGAAACACCGGCTGCGGATACGGTAAAAACCGCCGCCTATCATGTGGGACACAACGGACAGGGATGGCTGGATTTTATTTCTCTGGCCAATGATTTTAACACAAACCTGATCGACCGGCTGAAAATACGCCTGGGGGGTGAAAATACCACACTGGGTGTTTCTCCGTATGTGCTGCATGAGAACTATATCCAGAGCGGTGAACCGCCCGTTGAGTTTATTCCGGGACGTGTGCGCGCCTTTCAAAAGGTCAAATCTGAAATCGATTTAAGCGTGTTCAATTTCCCGATCATCGGCAATGTGTCCTCGCCTTATTATTTTCAATATTTTCCTTATTCTTTCGCGACCAGCGCGGAGACCGAGCTGGAGCCGGGTATGCTGGCCTTGTTCGGGCTCAACCTCATTCGTCAGTCCCTGGACCTGTCTCCTGCCGCTTGGGGTATGACCTTTTACTCGGCCGCCAATTCGGAGGGACTGCGGATTGACGGCAGTCCGGATCAGGTCGATGCAAGCCTGCCCGAAGCGCAGACCTACAACTGGATCATGAGCAGCGGCCCTCAGGGGACGATCATCGTGATGTTTGATCTGCCGGAGATTTCACTGGCGGACACAGAGCTTTATTATCAGGACGATAAGACAGCAGTTATGGCAAAGGACAGCACGCAGGATACCGGCGACGGAGAAGCCTGGGGCGATATGGGCATCTGGGTGCGCGCTACAGGTGACGCGATCAAACTGAACGCCAATCTGAACATATCATTTATCGGTTACCTGATCCCGGAAACGGATCAGAACAGCGGTTTTGCCGAACAAATTGTGGAATGGCAGACCCATCCAGTGACCCTGACCGCCAGACGGCAGACCTTTTCCACGAGCCGCGTCGCGGAGCGCTCAAACAAACCGGATCAGCACAGGGTTATCTCAATGGTCCCGAACCCCTATACAACAGGTAAGAGCGGCCGCATCGTTTTAGATCTTCCGGACCGGGAGGATATCACAGTTTCTATCATGAATATTCTCGGACAGCATGTCAAATCCTGGGAGATACAGAATTCAGCAGCGCAAACCCAATTGATCTGGAACGGACTCGACGAACGGCGTCAGCCGGTTGTTCCCGGAGTTTATATCGTGCATGTCACAACTGAAACGGGACGCTTTACGCAAAAATTCGCGGTTGTCAGATAG